The following coding sequences lie in one Takifugu flavidus isolate HTHZ2018 chromosome 4, ASM371156v2, whole genome shotgun sequence genomic window:
- the LOC130524444 gene encoding glutamate receptor-interacting protein 2-like isoform X1, translating into MSSRRHSIPEALRGVTMVELVKKEGSTLGLTISGGTDKDGKPRVSNLRPGGLAARSDQLNVGDYIKSVNGINLTKLRHEEIISLLKNVGERVLLEVEYELPPTAPTSTSGVISKTIDICLHKEGNSFGFVMRGGAHEDWHKSRPLVVTYVRPGGPADREGTLRPGDRLLSVDGVPLHNSNHGNALAVLAQCGQEALFQIEYDVTIMDTVTNASGPLLVEIAKSPGATLGVTLTSANHRNKPVIVIDRIKAGSVVDRCGALHTGDHLLSIDGTSTEHCTVLEATQLLASTTELVKLEMLPSHQTRLTGKQHDTVKVQKSDHPHSWDPCVNNYYPPNSSLCNTSSTLNKSWTASNNNTINSVDYCKSLVSASFSPGSTTTSGPSSQSSSTLPRPSGPMSPRNSLLKRRQRKKDHKSSLSLASSSVGPGGQVVHVETSEVVLTGDPLNGFGVQLQGGIFATETLSAPPLVRFIEPDSSAERCGLLQVGDRLLSINGIPTEDGTLEEANQLLRDAALTNKVTLEIEFDVAESVVPSSGTFHVKLPKKRGVELGLTISASKKSGEPLIISDIKKGSMAHRTGTLEPGDKLLAIDNIRLENCSREEAEQILQQCEELVKLKIRKDEDNSDEQETSGSIIYTVELKRYGGPLGITISGTEEPFDPITISGLTKRGLAERTGAIHVGDRILAINSVSLKGKPLSEAIHLLQMAGETVTLKIKKQLDNLEDKKAAEAEDTTENELSDTEEDELTDSQQTNKLSELYATTIPSVDSAMDSWDGSGLDAGYGSQGTYSHQAAGIALHPHEWRSAKQPHSTTPPPGRQKNYPFSDGGFSEDDWDRPPGFLGHQADGILLDPEDSFWCQALEDLETCGQSELLREIEASIMTGTAISLGVDGVPKPPPEPILSHSRMSPLRRNSLLNQGNLLHQPPHLAQGAHLNEEAHLLEDAEDLHQELHFNHESHLHQGAHLHPDNQSPVLPHDPKAKASLRVSERTWESRRIKEEMQGIVSPTPLELHKVTVIKDPEIDDFGFSVSDGFLEKGVYVNMIRPDGPADRAGLKPFDRILQLSLQAHVGQNSQRPSPGSTPPPCPGEPRQDEGLRLLPGGTADHRGWRQAGAGHQSQPAGLRGPGGQQQHAGSSTRPVTCTHAGARA; encoded by the exons atgtcctccaggagacacagcaTCCCAG AAGCTCTGCGGGGGGTGACCATGGTGGAGCTGGTCAAAAAGGAGGGCAGCACGCTGGGCCTCACCATCTCAGGTGGGACGGACAAAGATGGCAAACCGCGGGTGTCCAACCTCCGGCCAGGAGGACTGGcggccag GAGTGACCAGCTGAACGTGGGCGACTACATCAAGTCTGTGAACGGCATCAATCTGACCAAGCTCCGGCACGAGGAGATCATCAGTCTCCTGAAGAACGTGGGGGAGCGAGTTCTCCTGGAGGTGGAGTACGAGCTGCCCCCGACAG CACCAACCAGCACCTCCGGCGTCATATCAAAGACAATCGACATCTGTTTGCACAAAGAGGGGAACAGCTTTGGCTTCGTCATGAGAG GTGGCGCCCATGAGGACTGGCACAAGTCCCGCCCCCTCGTGGTCACCTACGTCAGGCCAGGAGGACCTGCGGACAG ggagGGAACGCTGCGTCCTGGCGACCGTCTCCTCAGCGTTGACGGCGTGCCGCTGCACAAtagtaaccatggcaacgccCTCGCCGTGTTGGCCCAGTGTGGTCAGGAAGCTTTGTTCCAGATAGAGTATGATGTCACAATCATGg ACACGGTAACCAACGCCTCGGGTCCGCTGCTGGTGGAAATCGCCAAGTCGCCGGGGGCAACGCTGGGCGTCACGCTCACATCAGCCAACCACCGCAACAAGCCGGTCATCGTGATCGACAGGATCAAAGCTGGCAGCGTGGTGGACAG ATGTGGAGCTCTGCACACTGGAGACCACCTGCTGTCCATCGACGGGACGTCCACAGAACACTGCACCGTCCTGGAGGCGACGCAGCTGTTAGCGAGCACAACTGAACTGGTCAAACTGGAAATGCTGCCCTCCCATCAGACCAGGCTAACTGGGAAACAGCACGACACAG TGAAGGTGCAGAAGTCGGACCACCCCCACTCCTGGGACCCCTGTGTAAACAACTACTACCCTCCAAACTCCTCCCTCTGCAACACAAGCTCCACCCTCAACAAGTCCTGGACGGCctccaacaacaacaccatcaACAGCGTCGACTACTGCAAGT ccctGGTCTCGGCCAGCTTCTCCCCCGGCTCCACCACCACGTCGGGGCCCAGCAGCCAGAGCTCCAGCACGCTGCCCCGGCCGTCCGGCCCCATGAGCCCCAGGAACTCGCTGCTCAAGCGACGACAGAGGAAGAAGGACCACAAAAGCTCCC TGTCTCTGGCCTCCAGCTCAGTGGGTCCTGGAGGTCAGGTGGTCCACGTAGAGACCAGTGAGGTGGTCCTGACCGGAGACCCGCTCAACGGGTTTGGTGTCCAGCTGCAGGGAGGGATATTCGCCACCGAGACGCTGTCGGCGCCGCCACTGGTCCGTTTCATCGAGCCCGACAGCTCGGCGGAGAG GTGTGGCCTGTTGCAGGTGGGAGACCGCCTCCTGTCGATCAACGGGATCCCCACAGAAGACGGAACGCTGGAAGAGGCCAACCAGCTGCTGCGTGACGCCGCCTTGACCAACAAAGTGACCCTGGAGATAGAATTTGACGTGGCAG AGTCGGTGGTGCCCAGCAGCGGAACGTTCCACGTGAAGCTTCCAAAGAAAAGAGGGGTGGAACTGGGCCTCACCATCAGCG CCAGTAAGAAATCAGGAGAACCCCTCATCATTTCTGATATCAAGAAGGGCAGCATGGCCCACAG aACAGGAACATTGGAGCCTGGCGATAAACTGTTGGCCATTGATAACATCAGGCTGGAGAACTGCTCCCGAGAGGAAGCTGAGCAGATCCTGCAGCAGTGTGAGGAGCTGGTCAAGCTGAAGATACGCAAGGATGAAGACAACTCAG atgAGCAGGAGACGTCAGGCAGCATCATCTACACTGTGGAGCTGAAGCGGTACGGAGGCCCTCTGGGTATCACCATCTCAGGCACCGAGGAGCCTTTTGACCCCATCACTATATCAGGCCTGACGAAGAGAGGTCTGGCTGAgag gacaggGGCTATCCACGTGGGCGATCGCATCCTGGCCATCAACAGCGTCAGCCTGAAGGGGAAGCCCCTGAGCGAAGCCatccacctgctgcagatggCCGGAGAAACCGTCACGCTCAAGATCAAGAAGCAGCTGGACA ATTTGGAGGACAAGAAAGCGGCAGAAGCGGAGGACACGACGGAGAACGAGCTGAGCGACACGGAGGAGGACGAGCTGACGGACAGCCAGCAGACCAACAAGCTCTCCGAGCTCTACGCCACCACCATCCCCAGCGTCGACTCCGCCATGGACTCGTGGGACGGCTCGGGCTTGGACGCCGGCTACGGCAGCCAGG GCACCTACAGCCACCAGGCGGCCGGCATCGCCCTCCACCCCCACGAGTGGCGCAGCGCCAAGCAGCCGCACAGCACCACGCCCCCTCCTGGCCGTCAGAAGAACTACCCCTTCAGTGACGGAGGCTTCAGTGAGGATGACTGGGACAGGCCGCCAGG GTTCCTTGGCCACCAAGCAGATGGTATTCTGCTGGACCCTGAGGACAGTTTTTGGTGCCAGGCTCTGGAGGACCTGGAGACCTGCGGCCAGTCGGAGCTGCTCAGAGAAATAGAG GCGTCCATCATGACAGGAACCGCCATCAGTCTGGGTGTGGATGGTGTCCCTAAGCCTCCCCCTGAGCCCATTCTGAGTCACAGCAGAATGAGTCCATTGCGGAGAAACTCCCTCCTGAACCAAGGAAAcctgctccaccagcctccacatCTGGCCCAGGGAGCCCATCTGAATGAAGAAGCTCACCTCCTCGAAGATGCTGAAG ACCTGCACCAGGAGCTCCACTTCAACCACGAGAGCCACCTTCATCAAGGAGCACACCTCCACCCAGACAACCAGTCCCCCGTCCTGCCGCACGACCCCAAGGCCAAGGCCTCGCTGAGGGTGTCGGAGAGGACCTGGGAGTCCCGTCGCATTAAAGAGGAGATGCAGGGCATCGTGTCCCCGACGCCTCTGGAGTTACACAAG GTGACTGTGATAAAGGACCCCGAGATCGACGATTTCGGGTTCAGCGTGTCCGACGGCTTCTTGGAAAAAGGCGTTTATGTCAACATGATCCGACCCGACGGGCCCGCGGACCGGGCCGGGCTGAAGCCCTTCGACAGGATTCTGCAG CTGTCATTGCAGGCTCATGTGGGTCAGAACTCCCAAAGACCTTCACCTGGCTCTACCCCACCTCCCTGTCCAGGTGAACCACGTCAGGACGAGGGACTTCGACTGCTGCCTGGCGGTACCGCTGATCACAGAGGCTGGAGACAGGCTGGAGCTGGTCATCAGTCGCAACCCGCTGGCCTCcgaggacctggaggacaaCAACAACACGCTGGATCATCCACTAGACCTGtaacgtgcacacacgcaggcGCACGAGCCTAA
- the LOC130524444 gene encoding glutamate receptor-interacting protein 2-like isoform X2: MSSRRHSIPALRGVTMVELVKKEGSTLGLTISGGTDKDGKPRVSNLRPGGLAARSDQLNVGDYIKSVNGINLTKLRHEEIISLLKNVGERVLLEVEYELPPTAPTSTSGVISKTIDICLHKEGNSFGFVMRGGAHEDWHKSRPLVVTYVRPGGPADREGTLRPGDRLLSVDGVPLHNSNHGNALAVLAQCGQEALFQIEYDVTIMDTVTNASGPLLVEIAKSPGATLGVTLTSANHRNKPVIVIDRIKAGSVVDRCGALHTGDHLLSIDGTSTEHCTVLEATQLLASTTELVKLEMLPSHQTRLTGKQHDTVKVQKSDHPHSWDPCVNNYYPPNSSLCNTSSTLNKSWTASNNNTINSVDYCKSLVSASFSPGSTTTSGPSSQSSSTLPRPSGPMSPRNSLLKRRQRKKDHKSSLSLASSSVGPGGQVVHVETSEVVLTGDPLNGFGVQLQGGIFATETLSAPPLVRFIEPDSSAERCGLLQVGDRLLSINGIPTEDGTLEEANQLLRDAALTNKVTLEIEFDVAESVVPSSGTFHVKLPKKRGVELGLTISASKKSGEPLIISDIKKGSMAHRTGTLEPGDKLLAIDNIRLENCSREEAEQILQQCEELVKLKIRKDEDNSDEQETSGSIIYTVELKRYGGPLGITISGTEEPFDPITISGLTKRGLAERTGAIHVGDRILAINSVSLKGKPLSEAIHLLQMAGETVTLKIKKQLDNLEDKKAAEAEDTTENELSDTEEDELTDSQQTNKLSELYATTIPSVDSAMDSWDGSGLDAGYGSQGTYSHQAAGIALHPHEWRSAKQPHSTTPPPGRQKNYPFSDGGFSEDDWDRPPGFLGHQADGILLDPEDSFWCQALEDLETCGQSELLREIEASIMTGTAISLGVDGVPKPPPEPILSHSRMSPLRRNSLLNQGNLLHQPPHLAQGAHLNEEAHLLEDAEDLHQELHFNHESHLHQGAHLHPDNQSPVLPHDPKAKASLRVSERTWESRRIKEEMQGIVSPTPLELHKVTVIKDPEIDDFGFSVSDGFLEKGVYVNMIRPDGPADRAGLKPFDRILQLSLQAHVGQNSQRPSPGSTPPPCPGEPRQDEGLRLLPGGTADHRGWRQAGAGHQSQPAGLRGPGGQQQHAGSSTRPVTCTHAGARA, translated from the exons atgtcctccaggagacacagcaTCCCAG CTCTGCGGGGGGTGACCATGGTGGAGCTGGTCAAAAAGGAGGGCAGCACGCTGGGCCTCACCATCTCAGGTGGGACGGACAAAGATGGCAAACCGCGGGTGTCCAACCTCCGGCCAGGAGGACTGGcggccag GAGTGACCAGCTGAACGTGGGCGACTACATCAAGTCTGTGAACGGCATCAATCTGACCAAGCTCCGGCACGAGGAGATCATCAGTCTCCTGAAGAACGTGGGGGAGCGAGTTCTCCTGGAGGTGGAGTACGAGCTGCCCCCGACAG CACCAACCAGCACCTCCGGCGTCATATCAAAGACAATCGACATCTGTTTGCACAAAGAGGGGAACAGCTTTGGCTTCGTCATGAGAG GTGGCGCCCATGAGGACTGGCACAAGTCCCGCCCCCTCGTGGTCACCTACGTCAGGCCAGGAGGACCTGCGGACAG ggagGGAACGCTGCGTCCTGGCGACCGTCTCCTCAGCGTTGACGGCGTGCCGCTGCACAAtagtaaccatggcaacgccCTCGCCGTGTTGGCCCAGTGTGGTCAGGAAGCTTTGTTCCAGATAGAGTATGATGTCACAATCATGg ACACGGTAACCAACGCCTCGGGTCCGCTGCTGGTGGAAATCGCCAAGTCGCCGGGGGCAACGCTGGGCGTCACGCTCACATCAGCCAACCACCGCAACAAGCCGGTCATCGTGATCGACAGGATCAAAGCTGGCAGCGTGGTGGACAG ATGTGGAGCTCTGCACACTGGAGACCACCTGCTGTCCATCGACGGGACGTCCACAGAACACTGCACCGTCCTGGAGGCGACGCAGCTGTTAGCGAGCACAACTGAACTGGTCAAACTGGAAATGCTGCCCTCCCATCAGACCAGGCTAACTGGGAAACAGCACGACACAG TGAAGGTGCAGAAGTCGGACCACCCCCACTCCTGGGACCCCTGTGTAAACAACTACTACCCTCCAAACTCCTCCCTCTGCAACACAAGCTCCACCCTCAACAAGTCCTGGACGGCctccaacaacaacaccatcaACAGCGTCGACTACTGCAAGT ccctGGTCTCGGCCAGCTTCTCCCCCGGCTCCACCACCACGTCGGGGCCCAGCAGCCAGAGCTCCAGCACGCTGCCCCGGCCGTCCGGCCCCATGAGCCCCAGGAACTCGCTGCTCAAGCGACGACAGAGGAAGAAGGACCACAAAAGCTCCC TGTCTCTGGCCTCCAGCTCAGTGGGTCCTGGAGGTCAGGTGGTCCACGTAGAGACCAGTGAGGTGGTCCTGACCGGAGACCCGCTCAACGGGTTTGGTGTCCAGCTGCAGGGAGGGATATTCGCCACCGAGACGCTGTCGGCGCCGCCACTGGTCCGTTTCATCGAGCCCGACAGCTCGGCGGAGAG GTGTGGCCTGTTGCAGGTGGGAGACCGCCTCCTGTCGATCAACGGGATCCCCACAGAAGACGGAACGCTGGAAGAGGCCAACCAGCTGCTGCGTGACGCCGCCTTGACCAACAAAGTGACCCTGGAGATAGAATTTGACGTGGCAG AGTCGGTGGTGCCCAGCAGCGGAACGTTCCACGTGAAGCTTCCAAAGAAAAGAGGGGTGGAACTGGGCCTCACCATCAGCG CCAGTAAGAAATCAGGAGAACCCCTCATCATTTCTGATATCAAGAAGGGCAGCATGGCCCACAG aACAGGAACATTGGAGCCTGGCGATAAACTGTTGGCCATTGATAACATCAGGCTGGAGAACTGCTCCCGAGAGGAAGCTGAGCAGATCCTGCAGCAGTGTGAGGAGCTGGTCAAGCTGAAGATACGCAAGGATGAAGACAACTCAG atgAGCAGGAGACGTCAGGCAGCATCATCTACACTGTGGAGCTGAAGCGGTACGGAGGCCCTCTGGGTATCACCATCTCAGGCACCGAGGAGCCTTTTGACCCCATCACTATATCAGGCCTGACGAAGAGAGGTCTGGCTGAgag gacaggGGCTATCCACGTGGGCGATCGCATCCTGGCCATCAACAGCGTCAGCCTGAAGGGGAAGCCCCTGAGCGAAGCCatccacctgctgcagatggCCGGAGAAACCGTCACGCTCAAGATCAAGAAGCAGCTGGACA ATTTGGAGGACAAGAAAGCGGCAGAAGCGGAGGACACGACGGAGAACGAGCTGAGCGACACGGAGGAGGACGAGCTGACGGACAGCCAGCAGACCAACAAGCTCTCCGAGCTCTACGCCACCACCATCCCCAGCGTCGACTCCGCCATGGACTCGTGGGACGGCTCGGGCTTGGACGCCGGCTACGGCAGCCAGG GCACCTACAGCCACCAGGCGGCCGGCATCGCCCTCCACCCCCACGAGTGGCGCAGCGCCAAGCAGCCGCACAGCACCACGCCCCCTCCTGGCCGTCAGAAGAACTACCCCTTCAGTGACGGAGGCTTCAGTGAGGATGACTGGGACAGGCCGCCAGG GTTCCTTGGCCACCAAGCAGATGGTATTCTGCTGGACCCTGAGGACAGTTTTTGGTGCCAGGCTCTGGAGGACCTGGAGACCTGCGGCCAGTCGGAGCTGCTCAGAGAAATAGAG GCGTCCATCATGACAGGAACCGCCATCAGTCTGGGTGTGGATGGTGTCCCTAAGCCTCCCCCTGAGCCCATTCTGAGTCACAGCAGAATGAGTCCATTGCGGAGAAACTCCCTCCTGAACCAAGGAAAcctgctccaccagcctccacatCTGGCCCAGGGAGCCCATCTGAATGAAGAAGCTCACCTCCTCGAAGATGCTGAAG ACCTGCACCAGGAGCTCCACTTCAACCACGAGAGCCACCTTCATCAAGGAGCACACCTCCACCCAGACAACCAGTCCCCCGTCCTGCCGCACGACCCCAAGGCCAAGGCCTCGCTGAGGGTGTCGGAGAGGACCTGGGAGTCCCGTCGCATTAAAGAGGAGATGCAGGGCATCGTGTCCCCGACGCCTCTGGAGTTACACAAG GTGACTGTGATAAAGGACCCCGAGATCGACGATTTCGGGTTCAGCGTGTCCGACGGCTTCTTGGAAAAAGGCGTTTATGTCAACATGATCCGACCCGACGGGCCCGCGGACCGGGCCGGGCTGAAGCCCTTCGACAGGATTCTGCAG CTGTCATTGCAGGCTCATGTGGGTCAGAACTCCCAAAGACCTTCACCTGGCTCTACCCCACCTCCCTGTCCAGGTGAACCACGTCAGGACGAGGGACTTCGACTGCTGCCTGGCGGTACCGCTGATCACAGAGGCTGGAGACAGGCTGGAGCTGGTCATCAGTCGCAACCCGCTGGCCTCcgaggacctggaggacaaCAACAACACGCTGGATCATCCACTAGACCTGtaacgtgcacacacgcaggcGCACGAGCCTAA
- the LOC130524444 gene encoding glutamate receptor-interacting protein 2-like isoform X3, with product MSSRRHSIPEALRGVTMVELVKKEGSTLGLTISGGTDKDGKPRVSNLRPGGLAARSDQLNVGDYIKSVNGINLTKLRHEEIISLLKNVGERVLLEVEYELPPTAPTSTSGVISKTIDICLHKEGNSFGFVMRGGAHEDWHKSRPLVVTYVRPGGPADREGTLRPGDRLLSVDGVPLHNSNHGNALAVLAQCGQEALFQIEYDVTIMDTVTNASGPLLVEIAKSPGATLGVTLTSANHRNKPVIVIDRIKAGSVVDRCGALHTGDHLLSIDGTSTEHCTVLEATQLLASTTELVKLEMLPSHQTRLTGKQHDTVKVQKSDHPHSWDPCVNNYYPPNSSLCNTSSTLNKSWTASNNNTINSVDYCKSLVSASFSPGSTTTSGPSSQSSSTLPRPSGPMSPRNSLLKRRQRKKDHKSSLSLASSSVGPGGQVVHVETSEVVLTGDPLNGFGVQLQGGIFATETLSAPPLVRFIEPDSSAERCGLLQVGDRLLSINGIPTEDGTLEEANQLLRDAALTNKVTLEIEFDVAESVVPSSGTFHVKLPKKRGVELGLTISASKKSGEPLIISDIKKGSMAHRTGTLEPGDKLLAIDNIRLENCSREEAEQILQQCEELVKLKIRKDEDNSDEQETSGSIIYTVELKRYGGPLGITISGTEEPFDPITISGLTKRGLAERTGAIHVGDRILAINSVSLKGKPLSEAIHLLQMAGETVTLKIKKQLDNLEDKKAAEAEDTTENELSDTEEDELTDSQQTNKLSELYATTIPSVDSAMDSWDGSGLDAGYGSQGTYSHQAAGIALHPHEWRSAKQPHSTTPPPGRQKNYPFSDGGFSEDDWDRPPGFLGHQADGILLDPEDSFWCQALEDLETCGQSELLREIEASIMTGTAISLGVDGVPKPPPEPILSHSRMSPLRRNSLLNQGNLLHQPPHLAQGAHLNEEAHLLEDAEDLHQELHFNHESHLHQGAHLHPDNQSPVLPHDPKAKASLRVSERTWESRRIKEEMQGIVSPTPLELHKVTVIKDPEIDDFGFSVSDGFLEKGVYVNMIRPDGPADRAGLKPFDRILQAHVGQNSQRPSPGSTPPPCPGEPRQDEGLRLLPGGTADHRGWRQAGAGHQSQPAGLRGPGGQQQHAGSSTRPVTCTHAGARA from the exons atgtcctccaggagacacagcaTCCCAG AAGCTCTGCGGGGGGTGACCATGGTGGAGCTGGTCAAAAAGGAGGGCAGCACGCTGGGCCTCACCATCTCAGGTGGGACGGACAAAGATGGCAAACCGCGGGTGTCCAACCTCCGGCCAGGAGGACTGGcggccag GAGTGACCAGCTGAACGTGGGCGACTACATCAAGTCTGTGAACGGCATCAATCTGACCAAGCTCCGGCACGAGGAGATCATCAGTCTCCTGAAGAACGTGGGGGAGCGAGTTCTCCTGGAGGTGGAGTACGAGCTGCCCCCGACAG CACCAACCAGCACCTCCGGCGTCATATCAAAGACAATCGACATCTGTTTGCACAAAGAGGGGAACAGCTTTGGCTTCGTCATGAGAG GTGGCGCCCATGAGGACTGGCACAAGTCCCGCCCCCTCGTGGTCACCTACGTCAGGCCAGGAGGACCTGCGGACAG ggagGGAACGCTGCGTCCTGGCGACCGTCTCCTCAGCGTTGACGGCGTGCCGCTGCACAAtagtaaccatggcaacgccCTCGCCGTGTTGGCCCAGTGTGGTCAGGAAGCTTTGTTCCAGATAGAGTATGATGTCACAATCATGg ACACGGTAACCAACGCCTCGGGTCCGCTGCTGGTGGAAATCGCCAAGTCGCCGGGGGCAACGCTGGGCGTCACGCTCACATCAGCCAACCACCGCAACAAGCCGGTCATCGTGATCGACAGGATCAAAGCTGGCAGCGTGGTGGACAG ATGTGGAGCTCTGCACACTGGAGACCACCTGCTGTCCATCGACGGGACGTCCACAGAACACTGCACCGTCCTGGAGGCGACGCAGCTGTTAGCGAGCACAACTGAACTGGTCAAACTGGAAATGCTGCCCTCCCATCAGACCAGGCTAACTGGGAAACAGCACGACACAG TGAAGGTGCAGAAGTCGGACCACCCCCACTCCTGGGACCCCTGTGTAAACAACTACTACCCTCCAAACTCCTCCCTCTGCAACACAAGCTCCACCCTCAACAAGTCCTGGACGGCctccaacaacaacaccatcaACAGCGTCGACTACTGCAAGT ccctGGTCTCGGCCAGCTTCTCCCCCGGCTCCACCACCACGTCGGGGCCCAGCAGCCAGAGCTCCAGCACGCTGCCCCGGCCGTCCGGCCCCATGAGCCCCAGGAACTCGCTGCTCAAGCGACGACAGAGGAAGAAGGACCACAAAAGCTCCC TGTCTCTGGCCTCCAGCTCAGTGGGTCCTGGAGGTCAGGTGGTCCACGTAGAGACCAGTGAGGTGGTCCTGACCGGAGACCCGCTCAACGGGTTTGGTGTCCAGCTGCAGGGAGGGATATTCGCCACCGAGACGCTGTCGGCGCCGCCACTGGTCCGTTTCATCGAGCCCGACAGCTCGGCGGAGAG GTGTGGCCTGTTGCAGGTGGGAGACCGCCTCCTGTCGATCAACGGGATCCCCACAGAAGACGGAACGCTGGAAGAGGCCAACCAGCTGCTGCGTGACGCCGCCTTGACCAACAAAGTGACCCTGGAGATAGAATTTGACGTGGCAG AGTCGGTGGTGCCCAGCAGCGGAACGTTCCACGTGAAGCTTCCAAAGAAAAGAGGGGTGGAACTGGGCCTCACCATCAGCG CCAGTAAGAAATCAGGAGAACCCCTCATCATTTCTGATATCAAGAAGGGCAGCATGGCCCACAG aACAGGAACATTGGAGCCTGGCGATAAACTGTTGGCCATTGATAACATCAGGCTGGAGAACTGCTCCCGAGAGGAAGCTGAGCAGATCCTGCAGCAGTGTGAGGAGCTGGTCAAGCTGAAGATACGCAAGGATGAAGACAACTCAG atgAGCAGGAGACGTCAGGCAGCATCATCTACACTGTGGAGCTGAAGCGGTACGGAGGCCCTCTGGGTATCACCATCTCAGGCACCGAGGAGCCTTTTGACCCCATCACTATATCAGGCCTGACGAAGAGAGGTCTGGCTGAgag gacaggGGCTATCCACGTGGGCGATCGCATCCTGGCCATCAACAGCGTCAGCCTGAAGGGGAAGCCCCTGAGCGAAGCCatccacctgctgcagatggCCGGAGAAACCGTCACGCTCAAGATCAAGAAGCAGCTGGACA ATTTGGAGGACAAGAAAGCGGCAGAAGCGGAGGACACGACGGAGAACGAGCTGAGCGACACGGAGGAGGACGAGCTGACGGACAGCCAGCAGACCAACAAGCTCTCCGAGCTCTACGCCACCACCATCCCCAGCGTCGACTCCGCCATGGACTCGTGGGACGGCTCGGGCTTGGACGCCGGCTACGGCAGCCAGG GCACCTACAGCCACCAGGCGGCCGGCATCGCCCTCCACCCCCACGAGTGGCGCAGCGCCAAGCAGCCGCACAGCACCACGCCCCCTCCTGGCCGTCAGAAGAACTACCCCTTCAGTGACGGAGGCTTCAGTGAGGATGACTGGGACAGGCCGCCAGG GTTCCTTGGCCACCAAGCAGATGGTATTCTGCTGGACCCTGAGGACAGTTTTTGGTGCCAGGCTCTGGAGGACCTGGAGACCTGCGGCCAGTCGGAGCTGCTCAGAGAAATAGAG GCGTCCATCATGACAGGAACCGCCATCAGTCTGGGTGTGGATGGTGTCCCTAAGCCTCCCCCTGAGCCCATTCTGAGTCACAGCAGAATGAGTCCATTGCGGAGAAACTCCCTCCTGAACCAAGGAAAcctgctccaccagcctccacatCTGGCCCAGGGAGCCCATCTGAATGAAGAAGCTCACCTCCTCGAAGATGCTGAAG ACCTGCACCAGGAGCTCCACTTCAACCACGAGAGCCACCTTCATCAAGGAGCACACCTCCACCCAGACAACCAGTCCCCCGTCCTGCCGCACGACCCCAAGGCCAAGGCCTCGCTGAGGGTGTCGGAGAGGACCTGGGAGTCCCGTCGCATTAAAGAGGAGATGCAGGGCATCGTGTCCCCGACGCCTCTGGAGTTACACAAG GTGACTGTGATAAAGGACCCCGAGATCGACGATTTCGGGTTCAGCGTGTCCGACGGCTTCTTGGAAAAAGGCGTTTATGTCAACATGATCCGACCCGACGGGCCCGCGGACCGGGCCGGGCTGAAGCCCTTCGACAGGATTCTGCAG GCTCATGTGGGTCAGAACTCCCAAAGACCTTCACCTGGCTCTACCCCACCTCCCTGTCCAGGTGAACCACGTCAGGACGAGGGACTTCGACTGCTGCCTGGCGGTACCGCTGATCACAGAGGCTGGAGACAGGCTGGAGCTGGTCATCAGTCGCAACCCGCTGGCCTCcgaggacctggaggacaaCAACAACACGCTGGATCATCCACTAGACCTGtaacgtgcacacacgcaggcGCACGAGCCTAA